In Phycisphaeraceae bacterium, a genomic segment contains:
- a CDS encoding prepilin-type N-terminal cleavage/methylation domain-containing protein — MQSLNKRATAFTLIELLVVIGIIGILAAIAVIVGGKVVESGKSRATADTIRVLDSAMADYVNRLGKIPDPVVRIELTSGSTSNAFAVIDGVYQSGGDRVVNTLGLFLKQAEGTGGVAAAIDQINPKFVRLYDADEGGPMPSLRTVFDAWDRPIRYVHPTWDGEWLQGTRSVGQAGAGVNLSDATASPIRDATLRSALAISTIRRNFLSDADRQATANLVGDSDGGLCPSPRPYFYSAGEDGDPSTTDDNVYSVQPKRVQN, encoded by the coding sequence ATGCAGTCATTGAACAAGCGAGCAACCGCGTTCACTCTGATCGAACTTCTCGTCGTCATCGGCATCATCGGCATCCTGGCTGCGATTGCGGTGATTGTCGGCGGCAAGGTCGTCGAATCGGGCAAGTCGCGCGCGACTGCCGACACGATTCGGGTGCTTGACTCGGCGATGGCCGACTATGTTAATCGCCTCGGCAAGATCCCTGATCCTGTCGTGCGCATCGAGTTGACCAGCGGCTCGACGTCAAACGCTTTCGCGGTCATCGACGGTGTGTATCAGAGCGGCGGCGATCGGGTTGTCAACACGCTGGGACTCTTTCTCAAGCAGGCTGAGGGCACAGGTGGAGTTGCAGCGGCGATTGACCAGATCAATCCGAAGTTTGTCCGGTTGTACGACGCGGATGAAGGTGGCCCGATGCCTTCGCTGCGCACTGTGTTCGACGCTTGGGACCGCCCGATTCGGTATGTGCATCCGACGTGGGACGGCGAGTGGCTGCAGGGCACACGCAGTGTGGGCCAGGCTGGCGCAGGCGTGAACCTGTCCGATGCGACGGCAAGCCCGATCCGCGACGCGACGCTGCGCAGCGCTCTGGCGATAAGCACAATCCGTCGTAACTTCCTGAGTGATGCAGATCGTCAGGCCACCGCGAATCTCGTAGGCGACAGCGACGGCGGGCTGTGCCCGAGCCCGAGGCCATACTTTTACTCGGCGGGCGAAGATGGCGACCCGTCAACGACGGATGACAACGTCTACAGCGTGCAGCCTAAACGGGTGCAGAACTGA
- a CDS encoding FRG domain-containing protein, with protein MRRFAGRCATQGASCRQAYSASDVSLLKHFQDQTSALASSSEREYIKGGIWNLMAIGRHSGLPTRAVDWARSPWVAAYFACMKRRDSEGSIWWFNQQQLEDVPVVAPAFGGRVGERDDRLVVPGAGAVSGCLGQFGRCVSGHQERLPQSCAVYTARISALSRSALRWRVSESPRFGDT; from the coding sequence TTGCGCCGTTTTGCAGGGCGATGTGCAACACAGGGAGCAAGTTGCAGGCAGGCCTATTCTGCTAGCGACGTGTCGCTGCTCAAGCATTTCCAGGATCAGACCAGTGCCCTTGCCTCGTCCTCGGAGCGAGAATACATCAAGGGAGGCATTTGGAATCTGATGGCAATCGGACGCCACTCTGGACTCCCCACGCGCGCTGTTGATTGGGCAAGGTCGCCATGGGTTGCAGCATACTTTGCATGCATGAAACGCCGCGATTCAGAAGGCAGCATCTGGTGGTTTAATCAACAGCAGTTGGAGGACGTGCCAGTAGTCGCGCCGGCGTTTGGTGGCCGAGTCGGTGAGCGTGACGATCGCCTGGTTGTACCCGGCGCGGGTGCGGTAAGCGGGTGTCTTGGGCAGTTTGGGCGATGTGTTTCGGGCCATCAGGAGCGTCTCCCGCAGAGTTGCGCGGTGTACACCGCGCGAATTTCTGCGTTGAGCCGCTCCGCCTTACGCTGGCGGGTATCCGAAAGTCCCAGATTCGGCGATACTTAA
- the tssI gene encoding type VI secretion system tip protein VgrG has product MHRKHGSRPVRVWTELAPDTVLLRRLSGTESISRPFEYELELRSDDRMLDVGALVGQIVSIEIDLPDGTVRPINGYVWACRREPDRGRTMCFRATVVPWLRLLEQSTDCRIFQAMTVPEIIKRVFRDHGFVDFRDELSDAYEARDYCVQYRESALAFVSRLMEDEGISYRFEHSGHKHELVLMDDTPACAPSPACPALPYIEPDAQHELDQRVWSWSVVSRLRPRNFAHTDYDFENPGKHLLTRARAPWSPPAATFEVYDYPGGYLNHEPGERYSSVRIEQLHHDQQEFRGRTSSRALEAGRRLTIDNDPFNVGAYVITRSELDLSLDEYESSGGARDPQMVVTSSIDAIEATRRFRPAISSSRPIVQGPQTAMVVGPADQEIYTDKHGRVKVQFHWDRYGQHDQESSCWIRSSQPWAGKGWGGIQIPRIGQEVIVDFLEGNPDRPIITGRVYNGASMPPVSNAGRDASKGETAPPNMKAAAMQLTLRSNSLGHSGGHNEITMHDEGEKEKLFIRAQKDEVHNVLNDRLDTVGNNETREVGVDRSRKVGNNELVVIGVNETRQVGENQQISVGQNIIIDAGTSITLKCGASTIHMNQAGFITISGVVVTMAGAVNCNVAAPLTNIAGAAMLTQTGALNISAGIVNRMEGGTLAHVGSGGMVEIEASGDAAVNGANVKLNC; this is encoded by the coding sequence TTGCACAGGAAGCATGGCTCGCGTCCTGTCCGCGTATGGACCGAACTGGCACCCGACACCGTGCTGCTTCGCAGACTTTCAGGAACCGAATCGATTTCGCGTCCGTTCGAGTACGAACTCGAGTTGAGAAGCGATGATCGAATGCTCGATGTGGGGGCGCTCGTCGGGCAGATCGTGTCGATTGAGATCGATCTGCCGGACGGCACGGTGCGCCCGATCAATGGGTACGTCTGGGCGTGCCGGCGCGAGCCGGATCGGGGTCGGACGATGTGCTTTCGCGCGACGGTAGTGCCTTGGCTTCGGCTGCTCGAACAGTCGACCGATTGTCGCATCTTTCAGGCAATGACGGTTCCTGAAATCATCAAGCGTGTGTTTCGCGATCATGGTTTTGTAGATTTTCGCGATGAACTCTCGGATGCGTACGAGGCTCGGGATTACTGCGTCCAGTATCGCGAATCCGCCCTCGCATTCGTCAGTCGACTGATGGAGGACGAAGGCATTTCCTACCGCTTTGAACACTCCGGGCACAAGCATGAACTGGTGTTGATGGACGATACACCGGCCTGTGCGCCGTCGCCAGCATGTCCCGCTTTGCCTTACATCGAGCCCGATGCCCAGCATGAGCTCGACCAACGCGTGTGGAGCTGGTCGGTCGTGAGCCGTCTTCGTCCTCGCAATTTCGCGCACACGGATTACGACTTTGAGAACCCGGGCAAGCACCTGCTCACGCGAGCCCGTGCGCCGTGGTCGCCGCCAGCAGCGACGTTTGAGGTGTACGACTATCCGGGCGGATATCTGAACCACGAGCCAGGCGAACGCTACAGCAGCGTGCGCATCGAGCAGTTGCATCACGACCAGCAGGAGTTTCGCGGACGAACATCATCGCGTGCTCTCGAGGCTGGCCGAAGGCTGACGATCGACAACGACCCGTTCAATGTCGGAGCTTACGTTATAACTCGTTCGGAATTGGACTTGTCGCTCGATGAGTACGAGTCATCGGGCGGTGCACGCGATCCGCAGATGGTGGTGACATCATCAATCGATGCGATCGAAGCGACACGCCGCTTCCGGCCTGCAATCAGCTCATCACGACCGATCGTTCAAGGCCCGCAGACAGCGATGGTCGTAGGTCCAGCCGATCAGGAGATCTACACAGACAAGCACGGCCGAGTGAAAGTTCAGTTCCATTGGGATCGCTACGGGCAACACGATCAGGAGAGTTCTTGCTGGATCCGTTCGAGCCAGCCATGGGCAGGAAAAGGCTGGGGCGGCATCCAGATCCCACGCATCGGGCAGGAAGTCATCGTCGATTTCCTCGAAGGCAACCCCGATCGCCCGATCATAACGGGCCGCGTCTACAACGGCGCGAGCATGCCTCCGGTCAGCAACGCCGGACGCGATGCATCCAAGGGGGAAACAGCCCCGCCGAACATGAAAGCCGCTGCCATGCAGTTGACGCTGCGTTCGAACAGCCTTGGTCACAGCGGCGGCCACAACGAGATCACGATGCACGATGAGGGAGAAAAGGAAAAGCTGTTCATCCGCGCTCAGAAGGATGAAGTGCACAATGTGCTTAACGACCGCCTCGATACGGTCGGCAACAACGAGACGCGAGAAGTCGGCGTGGACCGCTCCCGCAAAGTCGGCAACAACGAACTGGTAGTCATCGGCGTAAACGAAACTCGCCAGGTGGGCGAGAATCAGCAGATCAGCGTCGGGCAGAACATCATCATCGACGCAGGGACAAGCATCACCCTCAAGTGCGGAGCAAGCACGATTCATATGAATCAAGCAGGCTTTATCACGATCAGCGGGGTGGTTGTCACCATGGCCGGAGCTGTCAACTGCAACGTCGCTGCCCCGCTTACCAACATCGCTGGCGCAGCCATGCTGACACAGACCGGCGCGCTCAACATCTCAGCGGGCATCGTGAACCGGATGGAGGGCGGCACGCTCGCACATGTCGGCTCTGGCGGCATGGTTGAGATCGAGGCAAGCGGCGACGCAGCCGTGAATGGCGCCAATGTCAAACTGAACTGCTGA